In one Mobula hypostoma chromosome 17, sMobHyp1.1, whole genome shotgun sequence genomic region, the following are encoded:
- the rnf152 gene encoding E3 ubiquitin-protein ligase rnf152 — METVSQDSQMECQICFNYYSPCRRPKLLDCKHTCCSVCLQQMRSSQKELTCPWCRSITKLSPSLSVSQLPDDPDVIAVISIPSASDRTPVFIKLPSTGCYMVPLTVTKESALLPGEGGCRLLPGNQRKTVTAVLIPGEQQHQQHPLQSGPREDEEEEESREVVKTSTCSGVCTVLLVACVLLFLLGIVLHNMSCISKRFTAISCG; from the coding sequence ATGGAGACCGTTTCCCAAGACTCCCAAATGGAATGCCAGATCTGCTTCAATTACTACAGTCCATGCCGTCGCCCCAAGTTACTCGACTGCAAGCACACCTGCTGCTCTGTCTGCCTTCAGCAGATGAGAAGCAGTCAGAAAGAGCTGACGTGCCCCTGGTGTCGAAGTATCACCAAGCTCTCTCCCAGCCTGTCTGTGTCTCAGCTGCCCGACGACCCGGATGTAATTGCTGTGATCAGCATCCCCAGTGCCTCAGACCGCACCCCAGTCTTCATCAAGCTCCCAAGCACTGGTTGCTACATGGTCCCCCTGACTGTTACCAAGGAGAGCGCTCTGTTGCCAGGCGAAGGGGGTTGTCGGCTGTTGCCGGGAAACCAGCGGAAGACTGTGACTGCTGTTTTGATCCCTGGCGAGCAGCAGCACCAGCAGCATCCGTTGCAAAGTGGACCAAGGGAggatgaggaagaggaggagagcAGAGAAGTTGTGAAGACCTCCACTTGCTCAGGGGTTTGCACTGTACTTCTTGTGGCTTGTGTCCTCCTGTTCCTTCTTGGCATCGTGCTGCACAACATGTCTTGCATATCGAAGCGATTCACTGCTATCTCCTGTGGCTGA